The Desulfovibrio sp. region TATGGACGGGCTGCGGTGGCCTTCATGAAGGGAAACAATCTCTTTGAGCCCCTCAAGCCCCGACTTTCAATGCTTGCAACCGTTCCCCAGGTTTTTTCCTACCTTGTTTCAGGCGATCTTGATGCCGCCTTTGTCAACGAGGCCGTGGCCCGCAAACAGGGCGACAGCCTCGGCGGCTGGATGGAAGTGCGCGATGGCTACACGCCGTTGCTGCTGGTGGCTGGCGTGGTGGCAGGGCAGGATAACAATGCCGAGGTGCGCTCCTTTTTACAGTTTCTGAACACGCCCGAAGCCCAGCGCATACTTGCTGGCAACGGCCTGCGCCCGGTCCATGCAGCTGAATGATCTGTGGAGCGCCCTACGCGCTCCCGAGGTCAGTTTTTCCGTGCTGCTTACCCTGAGGATATGTGTTGCCTGCCTTGTTCTGCACGCCCTTGCGGCTATTCCCCTGGCCCGTCTGGGCATGGCAAAAAATGTGTACCTGCGACGTGTAGTAAATTTTGTCATAACCCTGCCGCTGGTTTTTCCTCCCATGGCCATGGGTTTCCTGCTGCTCATGCTTTTTGGGCGCAATGGGTGGGGCGGCATGGCCCTGCAACAGGTCTTTGGCATGAGCCTCGTATTTTCGCAGGGAGGCATAATCCTCGCCGCGTGGCTGGCTGGCTTGCCCCTGGTCATCAAGCCCGTGCAGACGGCCCTGACCAATCCCGACCTCTTACGGCTTGAGCAGGCGGCGCGCGTGTGCGGCGCCTCGCCCATCAGCTGTTTTTTTCTGGTGACCTTGCCCCTCATACGGCACGGTCTGGGCGCTGGCCTGCTGTTGGGCATCACGCGGGCCATGGGCGAGGTGGGCATCAGCCTCATGCTGGGCGGCAACATTGCCGGGCGCACCAACACCCTCTCACTTGAAGTGTTCAATGCCGTCTCAACGGGCGAATTCCAGCGGGCGGCCCTGCTCTGTTCCATGCTGGCGATCATCAGCCTTTTGCTGTATCTTGGCATCGAATGGTGTCAAAAAAGGTCATTTTAGGACAATGCGGCATTACGAGAGCCCGCTCGCGCCGTACAGCTCCAAACCACATTTCGCCCGCATTTTCAGGAGCAAGCCATGCACTTTACCTGTCCCGATACCTGGCTTGAGGGGCTGCTGGCAGACGATTGCCCCGGCCTTGATCTTACTGTGGAACTGCTGGGCATCGCCGCAGCACGGGGAACAATACGCTTTGCGCCCAAGGGCGATTGCGTGATCAGCGGTGTTGAACAGGCAGAGCTGCTGTTGCGCAAGTGTGGCCTGGCCGTGAACCGCACCGCCAAAAACGGGCAGAAACTTCAGGCGGGGCAGCACTGCCTGGAGGCCAGTGGCACAGCTGCTGCGCTGCACCGGGGATGGAAGCTGGGCCAGACCCTTATGGAATACATGAGCGGCATTGCCACCCGCTGCGCGCACATGGTCGAGCAGGCCCGCACCGTGAACCCCGCCGTGCGGGTCGCTGTTACCCGCAAAAACTTTCCGGGTGCAAAGGCTGTATGTCTTGAGGCCGCCATGGACGGCGGGGCCATCGTGCACCGTCAGAACCTTTCTGACAGCATACTTATTTTTGAACAGCACAGGGTTTTTTTGCCAGTCACGCCCCAGGCCTCGCTAAGGAACGTTGCTGCCATGATGGAAAAGCTGCGTTCCCGGGCACCAGAACACAAGATCAGCGCCGAGGTCGATTCGCTTGAGCAGGCCATGCTGGTGGCAGAAGCGGGCATAGACATTGTGCAGTGCGAAAAATTTGCCTGCGAATTGCTGGCCGAAACCGTGGGCGCGCTGCGCGCTGTGCGCGATGACATTGTCATTCTTGCGGCTGGCGGTATAAATGGCGACAATGCCGCCCAGTTTGCCGCCACCGGAGTGGACGTGCTGGTGACCAGCTGGCCGTTTTTTGGCAAACCGGCTGATATCAAGGTTGTAATGGAAAAAACTCCTACAGATCCTCAATAGCGGAGCACACAATGCCCTTTGTCAATATCAAGGTTACGGGCGGTTCCGAAGCCCCCACGGCTGAACAGAAGCAGGAACTCATCAAGGGCGCAACAGAACTGCTGCAGCGGGTTCTGAACAAAAACCCCGCCACCACTGTTGTTATCATTGAAGAAGTTTCCACAGACAACTGGGGGATAGGCGGCGAGAGCGTTACCGTACGCCGCCGCAAGCAGTAGACGGACAGCGACAGAATCAGAACGGCCCCCGGCATCAGGTTTGAGCCTGAGCCGGGGGCCGTTTGCATTTTTCAAAAACGGCGCACGCCGCATTACAGCCAGGTTACATCCAGCGCTTTACGTGGCGGCCTGAAATGGGGCGCAAGCCTGGGAAAGCCCATCATCTGCGCCGCATACACCTGCTCGTGCTCCTGTACGGCCACAAATTCCCGCAATTCGTGCGCCGCTGGGTGCGACAGGGCAAAACACACATACCCGGCCCAACAGCAGCCAACCTTGCGGGCATTGGCCAGCAGTTCCAGATAGGCGGCCGCAATGGCTGCATCCGAAGCGCCCCAGGGGCCCTTGGGTGCAACAATCATGGCAAGCTGAGGCGCGTGGCGGCAAATGACATCATAGCCAGCATCCCAGGTACGCACCAAGCTCTCTGCATGCACGGCCTTTGCGTTTACCGAATCCACCTTTGAAAGATTGCGCAGCCAGCTTATGACCAGCGTTGCAAGTTCTTCTGTTTTTTCAGGGGATTCCAGCACTATCCAGCGCAATTGCTGTGTATTTTTGGCCGTGGGCGCATAGCGGGCCGCCTCAAGCAGCTGGGTCAGCGTTTCGCGCGGCACAAGTTTGTTCCTGAAGGTGCGAACAGACCGCCGGGAAAAAACCAGTTCCTCGGCCTGTTCGGGCGTGGGCATGTTCTGCGGATTAAGAGGCTGGCTCTCCTGCGATGACAGGCCGGGAGCCGAACAGGCATTGGCCGGGCAAAATGCCATGCACTGACCGCAGCCAATACACACCTTGGCCTTGTGTGAAGCCATGGTGGGCAACTCGCCAACCTTGCCCTCAATGATCTGGATGGGACACACTTTTGCGCAAATGCCGTCTTTGCGGCACAGACTTGCATCTACAGTAAATGGATTCATACGTTCCCTGGCGTCTAACCGTCTGATCTGGATCATAAAAAGCCAAACCGCAAGTCATGCCTGCGGCTGGATAACTCCTTGTGACAAGGGGGCTGCACGCTGGCAGCCACTGTTTCAAAAATACGGCAAGCCGCATCAAAAGGCAAAAAGACGCATTCCACAGGGCCAAACCTGCGAGCATGCTCACGCCCCAATGCCAACAACTTGCAATATCAGATAATTATCGAGTGATCGAGCGCAAGCTACTGATGTACGTTGAGTATAAAAACAGCTCTCCATTTATTATTTTTTTGCGCGCAAACATTGGCATGCAAGGATTTTAACCCCATTTAATTCATGAATTCCAATTTGAGAATTAATTCTCATTGACCAAACTTATCATCTGGAAACTTGTTTTTTAAATGTCAATGTGGTAGTATTAATGCAACTTTTTTTGGGCAAATTTCCGCCTGAACGAGTCACTATTTTTACAAAATAGTGACCTTCGCATTTTTATCCTTTCTGCACAGCAAGTTAGTTATCTAAACTTTTATTGCGCGCTGCCGATAAGACAACCAAACTATTGCATATGGAGATATCTGATGCAATTACGTACAAAAGTATGCATTCCGATCGCCGCAATAACACTTGCCATTGGCATATGTTGTTATTTTATCATTCAAAAACAGTTTGAAAATCTCAACGATACAAATATACAAAATCTCGTAGAGGCCAAGTCTTCGCAGATGCAGCAAGCTATTGAACTGTGCAGCGAGCAGGCCATGCGCATGGCCGCCCTGATGAGCCGGATGCCAGAAGTTGAAGCGGCATACAAAAAGGCCATGGAAGGCGACGTAAACGACGAAAACAGCGCGGCATCACAAGAAGGGCGGGAAATGCTGCGCAAATCGCTCGCACCCATGATCGACGGCTTCACTGCCGTGATTGGCGAAAAGCCCCAAATCCACTATCACCTGCCGCCCGCGCGTAGCTTTGCCCGCCTGTGGCGCGACAAGCAGACCAAGAAGGGCGACAAGTGGGTTGATATTTCTGATGACCTTTCGTCCTTTCGCCCCACTGTGCTCGACGTAAACAAGAACGGCAAGGCCCTGTGCGGTGTCGAAATTGGCAGCGGCGGGTTTGAAATCCGCGGTCTGGCTCCGGTTACAGGCGTTGCAGGCAATCGGCTGGGCTCTGTGGAGGTGCTGGTCAGCTTCACCCATGTGCTTGAAGGCCTCAACACGGGCGCAGGGCAATCTGCAATGCTGTACATGAACCTTGAACACCTCAAGGTTGCCACCGGACTGCAAGACAAGAACAAGAATCCCATTGTGGCCGATTCTTACGTGCTCGTACGCGGCACCAAGGAAGGCAAGACCGAGGCTCTGCTGGACAAGGCTTTTCTTGACGCCTCCCGCAAAGGCTCCATCACCAGAATAGTTGGCTCTACCCTGCTTT contains the following coding sequences:
- a CDS encoding ABC transporter permease subunit; the encoded protein is MQLNDLWSALRAPEVSFSVLLTLRICVACLVLHALAAIPLARLGMAKNVYLRRVVNFVITLPLVFPPMAMGFLLLMLFGRNGWGGMALQQVFGMSLVFSQGGIILAAWLAGLPLVIKPVQTALTNPDLLRLEQAARVCGASPISCFFLVTLPLIRHGLGAGLLLGITRAMGEVGISLMLGGNIAGRTNTLSLEVFNAVSTGEFQRAALLCSMLAIISLLLYLGIEWCQKRSF
- the modD gene encoding ModD protein translates to MHFTCPDTWLEGLLADDCPGLDLTVELLGIAAARGTIRFAPKGDCVISGVEQAELLLRKCGLAVNRTAKNGQKLQAGQHCLEASGTAAALHRGWKLGQTLMEYMSGIATRCAHMVEQARTVNPAVRVAVTRKNFPGAKAVCLEAAMDGGAIVHRQNLSDSILIFEQHRVFLPVTPQASLRNVAAMMEKLRSRAPEHKISAEVDSLEQAMLVAEAGIDIVQCEKFACELLAETVGALRAVRDDIVILAAGGINGDNAAQFAATGVDVLVTSWPFFGKPADIKVVMEKTPTDPQ
- a CDS encoding 4-oxalocrotonate tautomerase family protein; its protein translation is MPFVNIKVTGGSEAPTAEQKQELIKGATELLQRVLNKNPATTVVIIEEVSTDNWGIGGESVTVRRRKQ
- a CDS encoding nitroreductase family protein gives rise to the protein MNPFTVDASLCRKDGICAKVCPIQIIEGKVGELPTMASHKAKVCIGCGQCMAFCPANACSAPGLSSQESQPLNPQNMPTPEQAEELVFSRRSVRTFRNKLVPRETLTQLLEAARYAPTAKNTQQLRWIVLESPEKTEELATLVISWLRNLSKVDSVNAKAVHAESLVRTWDAGYDVICRHAPQLAMIVAPKGPWGASDAAIAAAYLELLANARKVGCCWAGYVCFALSHPAAHELREFVAVQEHEQVYAAQMMGFPRLAPHFRPPRKALDVTWL